The Amylolactobacillus amylophilus DSM 20533 = JCM 1125 genome contains a region encoding:
- a CDS encoding DEAD/DEAH box helicase family protein — protein sequence MMINTNKIEFEKLHGRQISVPAAALKEYPARYERVPAIRQVDTSYYCSRCNSICNAFLPGQIAYCRECIGLGRVTANDYLVRIPDAPRQLPQDSVLRWTGKLTPAQERVSRDLMASFTTKSNHLVHAVTGAGKTEMLFKVVATALSAGNRVCLATPRIDVVNELFPRFSQAFSNTKIGKYHGQEYSEPENDQLVICTTHQLLKFYHAFELVIIDEVDAFPYRDSRLLAFGAATAQKLSGCTFFLTATPAKEQLALVKKNQLHYSLLCRRFHGFDLPVPQAKLVVGATISQKGRINWIIIKAIRKLIALQKPLMIFVPKIAQLDSYYRTLSKLFPTVAMASVHAGDAERIEKIMQFRAGELDLLLTTTILERGVTIREAQVIVLDADDRIYNTASLVQIAGRVGRAANDPSGQVYFFYHEYRESIQKAIKQIKRMNKHGK from the coding sequence ATGATGATCAATACAAACAAAATCGAATTTGAGAAATTACATGGGCGTCAAATTAGCGTTCCCGCCGCCGCACTCAAGGAATATCCTGCGCGGTATGAGCGTGTGCCAGCAATTCGGCAAGTTGATACTAGTTATTATTGTAGCCGGTGTAACAGTATTTGCAACGCATTTCTACCCGGACAAATTGCATATTGCAGGGAATGTATCGGACTGGGACGGGTGACTGCAAACGATTATTTGGTGCGCATTCCCGACGCTCCACGTCAATTGCCACAGGATAGTGTCTTAAGGTGGACTGGTAAATTAACGCCTGCACAGGAGAGGGTTAGTCGAGACTTAATGGCATCCTTCACGACTAAGAGTAATCACCTCGTGCATGCGGTGACCGGCGCAGGAAAAACCGAGATGCTATTTAAGGTGGTGGCTACGGCCCTTTCGGCTGGCAACAGGGTCTGCCTAGCTACACCGCGCATTGACGTTGTGAACGAGTTATTCCCGCGGTTCAGTCAAGCTTTTAGCAATACCAAGATTGGTAAGTATCATGGTCAGGAATACAGCGAACCGGAGAACGATCAACTTGTGATTTGCACGACGCACCAACTGCTGAAATTCTACCACGCCTTTGAGTTAGTCATCATTGATGAAGTTGATGCCTTTCCTTACCGCGACTCCCGTTTGCTGGCTTTCGGCGCGGCTACGGCGCAGAAGCTGTCTGGCTGTACATTTTTTCTGACCGCAACACCAGCAAAAGAACAGCTGGCGCTAGTGAAGAAGAATCAGTTGCATTATAGCTTGTTGTGTCGGAGATTTCATGGCTTCGATCTCCCCGTACCACAGGCTAAATTAGTTGTGGGGGCAACAATTAGTCAAAAGGGACGAATCAACTGGATAATTATCAAAGCCATCCGCAAATTGATTGCGCTGCAGAAGCCGTTGATGATCTTCGTACCCAAAATAGCGCAGCTGGATTCCTATTATCGTACACTGAGTAAACTATTTCCTACTGTGGCGATGGCGTCAGTCCATGCCGGGGATGCCGAGCGAATCGAGAAGATTATGCAATTTCGAGCAGGTGAGCTTGACCTACTCCTCACCACGACGATTCTGGAGCGTGGGGTGACAATCAGAGAAGCTCAGGTAATCGTGCTCGATGCTGATGATCGGATATACAATACGGCCTCCTTGGTCCAGATAGCTGGTAGGGTGGGCCGAGCAGCAAATGACCCCAGTGGTCAAGTCTACTTTTTCTATCATGAATACCGCGAATCGATTCAAAAAGCAATTAAGCAGATTAAGAGGATGAATAAACATGGAAAATAA
- a CDS encoding ComF family protein, translating into MENNRCLICNQELVIQFDLAQFLIPVLNKQRRTQSVNDGGVLCADCRQTFVLIGPEYCPQCGRHQQNHDICLDCIRWNKSGVPLVNHALFRYTDSMHDLMRRYKRYGDYVLVDALKSLIADQLKEVVASGRFDYFIPLPTDPLHVQSRGFDTITSIFDTLVPLTLVLTKESTEKPQSQKNRQERMQTKQTFVYCGSMPLSGRGLLLDDLYTTGRTFYHARDAIQLHNPNLQLESFSIIR; encoded by the coding sequence ATGGAAAATAATCGCTGTCTTATTTGTAACCAAGAGCTGGTGATTCAGTTTGATTTGGCTCAGTTCCTGATACCGGTGTTAAATAAGCAACGAAGAACGCAATCTGTTAATGATGGGGGAGTGCTTTGTGCTGACTGTCGCCAGACTTTTGTCCTGATTGGCCCCGAATACTGCCCGCAGTGTGGTCGTCACCAGCAAAATCACGATATCTGTCTGGATTGTATCCGCTGGAACAAAAGTGGTGTACCGCTAGTGAATCATGCCCTGTTTCGATACACCGACTCGATGCACGACTTGATGCGGCGCTATAAGAGATACGGTGATTATGTGTTGGTAGATGCGTTAAAATCCTTGATCGCAGACCAACTCAAGGAAGTAGTTGCTAGTGGTAGATTTGACTATTTCATCCCACTGCCAACTGATCCACTGCATGTTCAGAGTAGAGGATTTGATACAATAACCAGTATTTTCGACACGCTGGTCCCCCTAACACTGGTGTTGACAAAGGAGTCTACTGAGAAGCCCCAGTCCCAAAAGAATAGGCAGGAGCGGATGCAGACGAAACAAACCTTTGTCTATTGTGGAAGTATGCCGTTATCCGGCCGTGGCCTACTCCTAGATGATCTGTATACAACCGGACGGACGTTCTATCATGCACGGGATGCAATTCAGCTCCACAATCCCAATTTGCAGCTGGAAAGTTTTTCTATAATTAGGTGA
- the hpf gene encoding ribosome hibernation-promoting factor, HPF/YfiA family codes for MLSYNVRGENIEVTDALREYVQKRLAKLDKYFENDPEVIAHVNLKVYTDRTAKVEVTIPLPYLVLRAEETTDDMYRSIDNVSEKLERQIRKFKTRINRKTREKGIKDFLLTDSDGEEAVETKDEQLDIVRTKQVNLKPMDPEEAILQMDMLGHDFFIFEDADTNGTSIVYRRQDGRYGLIETDE; via the coding sequence ATGCTAAGTTATAATGTCCGCGGTGAAAATATTGAGGTAACAGATGCTCTGAGGGAATACGTTCAGAAACGTCTAGCTAAGCTTGATAAGTATTTTGAAAATGATCCTGAGGTTATCGCCCATGTAAATTTGAAGGTTTACACAGACAGAACCGCGAAGGTCGAAGTTACTATTCCACTTCCTTACCTTGTTTTACGCGCAGAAGAAACAACTGATGATATGTATCGCAGTATCGATAATGTTTCTGAGAAACTTGAGAGACAAATTCGTAAATTTAAAACCAGAATTAACCGCAAGACTAGGGAAAAGGGCATCAAGGACTTCTTGCTTACAGACTCTGATGGTGAGGAGGCTGTAGAAACTAAAGATGAGCAACTTGATATCGTGAGAACTAAGCAAGTAAACCTGAAACCAATGGATCCAGAAGAAGCAATTCTCCAAATGGACATGCTAGGTCATGACTTCTTCATTTTTGAAGATGCTGATACGAATGGTACAAGTATTGTCTATCGTCGGCAAGATGGCCGGTATGGCTTGATTGAAACCGATGAATAA
- the secA gene encoding preprotein translocase subunit SecA gives MANFLRKLVDNDKHELKRFEAIADRVEALAEEYSAMSDEELQGNTPKFKERLKNGETLDDILVEAFATVREGAKRVLGLYPFKVQIIGGISLHEGNISEMMTGEGKTLTATMPVYLNALEGQGVHVVTVNEYLSTRDATEMGQLYNWLGLSVGLNLNSKSPDEKREAYQADITYSTNSELGFDYLRDNMVVYKDQMVQRPLNYAVIDEVDSILIDEARTPLIISGQAFQGSGDYLRADRFVKSLVADTTDPKATDEENGDYKIDWPTKTISLTNQGIKKAEKNFGLNNLYDIENASLVHHIDQALRANYIMLNDIDYVVQDGEVMIVDSFTGRVMEGRRYSDGLHQAIEAKEGVKIQEENKTQATITYQNYFRMYKKLSGMTGTAKTEEEEFREIYNMQVITIPTNRPLARVDQPDLLYPTLDSKFAAVVKEIKARHDVGQPMLIGTVAIESSERLSHLLDQEGIPHAVLNAKNHFKEAEIVMNAGQRGAVTIATNMAGRGTDIKLGPGVKELGGLAVIGTERHESRRIDNQLRGRSGRQGDPGETRFYLSLEDDLMKRFGSEKVKSFLDRISNNDDDKVIESRLITRQVEGAQKRVEGNNYDTRKQTLQYDDVMRTQREIIYGERMHVIDEQESLKDVLLGMVNRTISHQVDLYTQGNKDTWNIDALYDFVISSITSEEKAKQLDLGSMTPEEMKEALNKLASENYNEKQDMLSDASQMLEFEKVVILRVVDERWTDHIDAMDQLRQSIGLRGYGQLNPLVEYQEAGYQMFEEMVANIEFDATRLFMKAQIRQNIRR, from the coding sequence ATGGCAAACTTTTTAAGAAAACTCGTTGACAATGACAAACACGAGTTGAAGAGATTTGAAGCAATCGCTGACCGTGTTGAGGCACTCGCAGAAGAATATTCTGCCATGTCAGATGAGGAGCTGCAGGGAAACACCCCGAAATTTAAGGAGAGGTTGAAGAACGGAGAAACACTCGACGATATTCTGGTTGAGGCATTTGCTACCGTCCGTGAAGGCGCAAAACGTGTTCTGGGACTCTACCCATTCAAGGTGCAAATTATCGGTGGTATCTCACTTCATGAGGGGAATATTTCTGAGATGATGACTGGTGAAGGTAAGACCTTGACCGCCACCATGCCGGTTTATTTGAATGCCCTAGAAGGTCAGGGAGTCCACGTTGTTACCGTTAACGAGTATCTTTCTACCCGTGATGCGACAGAAATGGGCCAATTATACAACTGGCTTGGCCTCTCAGTTGGTCTAAATTTGAACTCTAAGAGTCCTGATGAGAAGCGTGAGGCCTATCAGGCGGATATTACCTATTCAACCAATAGTGAACTAGGTTTCGATTATTTACGGGATAACATGGTGGTCTATAAGGATCAGATGGTTCAAAGACCACTGAACTATGCGGTAATTGATGAGGTTGACTCAATCTTAATTGATGAGGCTAGGACACCTTTGATTATCTCCGGGCAGGCTTTCCAAGGCTCTGGTGACTATCTTCGTGCAGACCGGTTTGTTAAGTCGCTTGTTGCGGATACAACTGATCCAAAGGCCACTGACGAGGAGAACGGGGATTACAAGATCGACTGGCCAACCAAAACAATTAGTTTGACTAATCAGGGAATTAAGAAGGCAGAGAAGAATTTCGGCTTAAATAACCTGTATGACATCGAGAACGCTAGTCTCGTACACCACATCGACCAGGCTCTGCGGGCTAACTACATCATGCTAAATGACATTGATTATGTTGTTCAAGATGGTGAGGTAATGATTGTTGATTCATTTACTGGACGCGTCATGGAGGGCCGGCGTTATTCAGATGGACTCCACCAGGCCATTGAGGCCAAAGAGGGTGTGAAGATCCAAGAGGAGAACAAGACCCAGGCCACAATCACTTACCAGAACTACTTCAGAATGTATAAGAAACTCTCAGGAATGACCGGTACTGCCAAGACAGAAGAGGAAGAGTTCCGCGAAATTTACAACATGCAAGTTATCACGATTCCAACTAACCGCCCGTTAGCACGTGTTGATCAACCGGACTTACTCTACCCGACGCTAGACAGCAAGTTTGCGGCCGTTGTCAAAGAAATTAAGGCACGCCATGATGTGGGTCAACCAATGTTGATTGGTACTGTCGCCATCGAATCGTCGGAGCGTTTGTCGCATCTACTTGACCAAGAGGGGATTCCTCATGCAGTCTTGAATGCGAAGAACCATTTCAAGGAAGCAGAAATTGTCATGAACGCGGGTCAACGTGGCGCAGTAACGATTGCCACCAACATGGCTGGACGTGGGACAGATATCAAGCTCGGACCCGGTGTTAAGGAGCTTGGTGGTCTAGCAGTAATTGGAACTGAAAGACATGAATCACGACGGATTGATAACCAATTGCGGGGCCGTTCTGGTCGTCAAGGTGATCCAGGTGAAACAAGATTCTATCTTTCACTTGAAGATGATTTGATGAAACGTTTTGGTTCAGAAAAAGTCAAATCATTCTTGGATCGAATCTCGAATAATGACGATGACAAGGTGATTGAGAGTCGGTTGATTACCCGTCAAGTGGAGGGTGCGCAGAAACGAGTTGAAGGTAATAACTATGACACGCGGAAACAAACACTCCAATACGATGATGTGATGCGGACGCAACGTGAGATCATTTATGGCGAGCGTATGCACGTCATTGATGAGCAAGAGAGTCTAAAAGATGTGTTATTGGGTATGGTTAACAGAACAATCTCACATCAAGTTGACCTTTATACTCAAGGAAACAAAGATACTTGGAACATTGATGCCCTGTATGATTTTGTCATCAGCTCGATTACTTCGGAAGAGAAAGCTAAGCAGCTTGATCTAGGTAGCATGACACCAGAAGAAATGAAGGAAGCACTCAACAAACTTGCTTCGGAGAATTATAACGAGAAGCAAGATATGTTAAGCGATGCATCACAAATGCTCGAGTTTGAGAAAGTTGTCATCTTGCGAGTAGTTGATGAGCGCTGGACCGACCACATTGATGCAATGGATCAATTGCGTCAATCAATTGGCCTTCGTGGATATGGTCAACTTAATCCGCTTGTTGAATACCAAGAAGCAGGTTACCAAATGTTTGAGGAAATGGTAGCCAATATCGAATTTGATGCAACCAGACTATTCATGAAAGCACAAATCCGTCAAAACATTAGACGATAA
- the prfB gene encoding peptide chain release factor 2 (programmed frameshift) — protein MEISDLNRTLTEINTKLNTLGGLFDLDALNEAIAINEQKMAEPEFWNDNNEAQQVIDETNQLRQKHDSFHELQEAYDEAAVSLEILREEYDTEIAQGLERDLTDLTAKMKSYELNLLLAGEYDKHNALLEIHPGAGGTESQDWGSMLMRMYQRWSEQHGFTFEVTNYEPGDEAGVKSVSVIIKGENAFGLLKSEHGVHRLVRISPFDSAKRRHTSFCSIEITPEIDDTITVDINPDDLRVDVFRSSGAGGQHINKTSSAVRITHLPTGIVVSSQAQRSQFQNRDTAMSMLRAKLFRLEEQKKAAEKAKLVGEQMDIGWGSQIRSYVFHPYTMVKDHRTNYETSNGNAVMDGDLDPFIYAYLQWLLSQENPN, from the exons ATGGAAATTAGTGATTTAAACAGGACGTTAACGGAAATTAACACTAAGCTA AACACTTTAGGGGGTCTCTTTGACCTCGATGCGCTAAACGAGGCAATCGCCATCAATGAACAGAAAATGGCTGAGCCAGAATTCTGGAATGATAACAACGAGGCACAGCAGGTTATTGATGAAACCAATCAACTACGGCAGAAGCACGATAGTTTTCACGAGTTACAGGAAGCGTACGATGAGGCTGCCGTTAGCCTGGAGATACTCCGTGAGGAATATGATACGGAGATTGCCCAGGGCTTGGAACGAGACCTGACAGATTTAACTGCAAAAATGAAGTCATATGAGTTGAATCTTTTATTAGCGGGTGAGTATGATAAACATAACGCATTGCTCGAAATTCATCCTGGTGCCGGTGGCACAGAATCGCAGGATTGGGGCTCGATGTTAATGCGCATGTACCAAAGATGGTCCGAACAGCACGGCTTCACCTTCGAAGTGACAAACTACGAACCAGGTGACGAGGCCGGCGTTAAGAGCGTCAGCGTGATTATCAAGGGTGAGAATGCCTTTGGACTCTTAAAGTCCGAGCATGGTGTGCACCGGCTAGTGAGAATCTCTCCGTTTGATTCCGCTAAGAGACGACACACCTCATTTTGTTCAATCGAAATTACACCGGAAATTGACGACACAATTACGGTGGATATCAATCCAGACGATTTACGCGTTGATGTTTTCAGGTCAAGTGGCGCCGGTGGACAGCACATCAACAAAACTTCCAGTGCTGTAAGAATTACCCATTTACCAACGGGAATCGTGGTCTCATCGCAGGCCCAAAGATCCCAATTTCAAAATAGGGATACAGCCATGAGCATGTTACGTGCTAAGTTGTTTCGTCTAGAGGAGCAGAAGAAGGCTGCGGAGAAGGCTAAACTCGTTGGTGAACAAATGGATATCGGTTGGGGCTCTCAAATTCGCTCTTATGTATTTCATCCATACACGATGGTCAAAGATCATCGGACTAACTACGAAACAAGTAATGGTAACGCGGTGATGGATGGTGATTTAGATCCGTTCATCTATGCCTACCTTCAATGGTTACTCAGTCAGGAAAACCCTAATTAA
- the ftsE gene encoding cell division ATP-binding protein FtsE, with amino-acid sequence MIELINVNKDYDNGVKAIDNLNLKIEQGEFAYLVGPSGAGKSTLIKLLYRQVKPTSGQIMVNNFNLNTITDKEIPTLRRTLGVVFQDFKLLPRLTVFENVAYALRVTETPEEQIPEMVNSVLRMVGLEERAAMFPNQISGGEQQRIAIARSIVNKPSVLIADEPTGNLDPNTTEDIMKLIEEINQSGTTILMATHNQDIVNTHVHRVIEIEHGVKIRDEEGGNYINENRNN; translated from the coding sequence ATGATAGAATTAATCAACGTCAATAAAGATTATGATAATGGCGTTAAGGCAATCGATAATTTAAATCTCAAGATCGAACAGGGTGAATTTGCCTACCTTGTGGGACCAAGCGGTGCGGGTAAGTCAACGCTAATCAAATTGTTGTATCGGCAAGTTAAGCCGACCTCTGGTCAGATTATGGTCAATAATTTCAATTTGAATACCATTACGGATAAGGAAATTCCTACACTTAGGAGAACGCTTGGCGTGGTCTTTCAAGATTTCAAACTTTTACCTAGACTAACCGTATTTGAAAACGTCGCCTACGCACTACGCGTAACCGAGACCCCGGAGGAGCAGATTCCGGAGATGGTTAATTCAGTGCTACGGATGGTTGGATTAGAAGAGCGGGCAGCAATGTTTCCGAACCAGATTTCTGGTGGTGAGCAACAAAGAATCGCCATCGCTCGTTCAATCGTGAACAAACCAAGTGTCCTAATTGCCGATGAGCCGACTGGGAATCTGGATCCAAACACGACGGAAGACATCATGAAGCTGATTGAGGAGATTAATCAGTCCGGTACGACCATCCTCATGGCAACGCATAATCAGGATATTGTGAATACACATGTTCATCGTGTGATCGAGATTGAGCATGGCGTCAAGATTCGTGACGAAGAAGGAGGGAATTACATCAATGAAAACCGCAACAATTAA
- the ftsX gene encoding permease-like cell division protein FtsX has product MKTATINFHIRESLKSLKRNGWMTVAAISAVGVTLLLVGIFLSAVFNINKISNDIESDVRVRVAIQKDTTKAEREKLTTEISKVDGVDTIKFSSKENELKKLVKVYGSSFSMLGGDSNPLMDMLIIKAKNVSETKKIAQSVKSLEHVSEVNYGGNKAKQLFNIMATVRRIALIFSIILLLVAIFLIANTIRITIISRGNEIEIMQLVGATNRFIRTPFILEGAWTGILGSIIPIIIVDLVYQFVFKSMSVGLANAGYSLLSPASVLIGLDLLIVAIGAGIGALGSVISIRRYLKLS; this is encoded by the coding sequence ATGAAAACCGCAACAATTAATTTCCACATCAGAGAAAGTTTGAAGAGTCTGAAGAGAAATGGTTGGATGACCGTTGCTGCAATTTCCGCCGTTGGTGTAACGCTACTTCTAGTTGGTATCTTCTTGAGCGCCGTATTTAACATCAATAAGATCTCAAATGACATAGAGAGCGATGTTCGGGTTAGAGTCGCCATTCAAAAGGACACGACTAAGGCTGAGCGTGAAAAACTGACTACCGAAATTTCCAAGGTAGATGGCGTGGATACAATTAAGTTCTCGAGCAAGGAGAATGAATTAAAGAAACTGGTCAAAGTTTATGGTAGCTCCTTCTCCATGCTTGGTGGTGACTCAAATCCTTTGATGGACATGCTCATCATTAAGGCGAAGAATGTATCTGAGACCAAGAAAATCGCTCAGTCCGTGAAGAGTCTCGAACATGTGTCCGAGGTAAATTACGGTGGTAATAAAGCGAAACAGCTGTTTAATATTATGGCAACGGTTAGACGAATTGCCCTGATTTTCTCAATTATCCTGCTCTTGGTGGCAATCTTCTTGATTGCGAACACAATCAGAATTACAATCATCTCGCGGGGCAATGAAATTGAAATCATGCAGTTGGTCGGCGCAACCAATCGGTTTATCCGGACACCATTCATTCTTGAGGGGGCATGGACCGGTATTTTGGGTTCCATCATCCCCATAATTATTGTCGACTTAGTTTATCAATTTGTCTTCAAAAGCATGTCTGTTGGCTTGGCGAACGCGGGTTATAGTCTGTTGAGCCCCGCAAGCGTGCTGATCGGCTTAGACTTGCTAATCGTGGCGATTGGTGCCGGGATTGGCGCTTTAGGATCAGTTATTTCAATTAGACGTTACCTCAAACTTAGTTAA
- a CDS encoding phosphate ABC transporter substrate-binding protein, whose translation MRKKFALLFLITILTTVLSACSLEQKGEVVSAVGSSALQPLVEAAGEQFTKQHPSVYINVQGGGSGTGLAQIQAGAVDIGNSDLYAEQKSGIDATKIVGQKVAVVGITPIVNKSLGVASLSLAQLRDIFLGKITNWRDVGGPNLKIVLVNRAQGSGTRVAFEDSVLEGQQPVNAQEQDSNGMVRRIIASTKGAISYVAFSYVNDTVKTVKLNSVAPTQKNVTTNAWPLWAYEHMYVSKKPTQSTKKFMQFIMSDTVQNSVVNKMGYIAIKDMQVERSMAGQVTKIK comes from the coding sequence ATGCGCAAGAAGTTTGCACTTTTATTCTTGATTACGATTTTAACAACCGTCCTCAGTGCGTGTTCGCTTGAGCAAAAGGGCGAAGTGGTTAGTGCGGTAGGATCAAGTGCACTACAGCCTTTGGTCGAAGCCGCGGGCGAGCAGTTTACGAAGCAGCACCCAAGTGTTTACATTAACGTTCAGGGGGGCGGTAGCGGAACCGGGCTCGCACAGATTCAGGCGGGAGCCGTCGATATCGGCAACTCCGACCTCTACGCGGAACAAAAGTCTGGTATTGATGCGACTAAGATTGTCGGTCAGAAGGTGGCTGTGGTTGGAATCACGCCAATTGTCAATAAGTCGCTCGGGGTAGCTAGTCTCTCTTTGGCCCAGTTACGCGATATTTTCCTTGGGAAGATTACTAACTGGCGGGATGTCGGTGGCCCAAATCTGAAGATTGTACTGGTCAACCGGGCTCAGGGCAGTGGGACGCGTGTGGCCTTTGAAGACTCGGTACTTGAGGGGCAACAGCCCGTTAATGCACAAGAACAGGATTCAAACGGCATGGTGCGGCGAATTATCGCAAGCACGAAGGGCGCCATCAGTTATGTTGCTTTCAGCTACGTGAATGATACGGTCAAAACTGTCAAGTTAAACTCCGTGGCACCGACACAGAAAAACGTGACGACAAACGCTTGGCCGCTTTGGGCTTACGAGCATATGTATGTAAGCAAGAAGCCCACTCAGAGTACTAAGAAATTCATGCAGTTTATCATGAGCGATACCGTGCAGAATTCTGTTGTAAACAAAATGGGTTACATCGCCATTAAGGACATGCAGGTCGAGCGCTCGATGGCCGGTCAAGTTACCAAGATTAAGTAG
- the pstC gene encoding phosphate ABC transporter permease subunit PstC, which translates to MQDEIRASLLKKSKAAKRELFGKIISGIAIALIIVVVAAIFLFVATKGIATFTTDKVNLWDFLSKTVWNPGNKGADGQPEVGALAMIVGSFLVTFLAAILSTPFAIAAAIYMTEISKKRGRKILQPVIELLVGIPSVVYGVIGLSVVVPFIKNIFGGTGFGILAGTFVLFVMILPTVTSMTVDALNAVPDYYRSASLALGATRWQTIYKVVLRASLPGILTAVVFGMARAFGEALAVQMVIGNAILMPHNLVTPSATLTSVLTMGMGNSVMGTLSNNALWSLALLLLLMSLLFNLVIRRISKKGGNFGR; encoded by the coding sequence ATGCAAGATGAAATTCGTGCTAGCCTGTTGAAGAAATCTAAGGCTGCTAAACGCGAACTTTTCGGAAAAATCATTTCGGGAATCGCCATCGCATTAATTATTGTGGTCGTTGCTGCAATTTTTCTTTTTGTGGCAACCAAAGGAATTGCAACCTTCACGACTGACAAAGTCAATCTGTGGGACTTTCTGTCAAAGACCGTCTGGAATCCTGGCAATAAGGGGGCCGACGGTCAGCCAGAGGTCGGTGCCTTGGCCATGATTGTCGGCTCATTTCTGGTGACGTTTCTGGCTGCAATTTTGTCAACACCATTTGCAATCGCTGCGGCTATCTACATGACGGAGATCAGTAAGAAGCGTGGGCGGAAGATTCTCCAGCCGGTAATTGAATTGCTGGTCGGAATTCCGTCTGTGGTTTATGGTGTCATCGGGTTGTCCGTTGTCGTGCCATTTATCAAAAATATTTTTGGTGGTACGGGCTTCGGTATTCTGGCCGGGACGTTCGTCTTGTTCGTGATGATCTTGCCAACGGTGACTTCGATGACGGTTGACGCTTTAAACGCGGTACCCGATTATTACCGCTCAGCTTCGCTCGCACTCGGTGCGACCAGGTGGCAGACCATCTATAAGGTGGTTTTACGGGCCAGCCTACCCGGTATTTTGACCGCGGTGGTATTTGGAATGGCTCGGGCATTTGGCGAAGCACTCGCCGTCCAGATGGTTATTGGTAATGCCATCTTGATGCCACATAACTTGGTCACACCTTCGGCAACACTGACTAGTGTCCTAACGATGGGGATGGGTAATTCGGTCATGGGAACGCTCAGCAATAATGCACTGTGGTCCCTCGCACTACTCCTCTTATTGATGTCATTACTGTTTAACCTGGTCATCCGGCGTATTTCAAAGAAGGGGGGTAACTTTGGGCGATGA
- the pstA gene encoding phosphate ABC transporter permease PstA, producing MNAKNVDKLATKIIYFMAGVIVLILAFLLSYILIQGVPNISWRFLTTPAKIFEAGGGISVQLFNSFYLLILSMIISLPISILAGIYLAEYAPKNKVTEFVRTAIEILSSLPSIVVGLFGFLVFSIQMGFGFSILSGALALTVFNLPLLTRNVEESLLSIHFTQREAGLSLGLSRFETVVHVIVPEALPNLVTGMILAAGRVFGEAAALIYTAGQSSPILDFSNWNPLYINSPLNPFRPAETLAVHIWKVNGEGIIPDLDAVSAASSAVLIIAVLIFNLAARYFGKKLYRHLTGVK from the coding sequence ATGAATGCAAAAAACGTTGATAAATTAGCAACCAAGATTATTTATTTCATGGCGGGCGTGATTGTCTTGATTCTCGCCTTCTTACTCAGTTACATCCTTATCCAGGGCGTGCCGAATATTAGCTGGCGTTTCTTAACTACGCCGGCGAAGATCTTTGAGGCTGGTGGCGGAATTTCGGTTCAGCTTTTTAACTCGTTTTACCTCTTGATTCTGTCGATGATTATTTCGCTGCCCATCTCTATTCTGGCCGGTATTTACTTGGCCGAGTATGCTCCGAAAAATAAGGTGACCGAATTCGTCAGAACGGCAATCGAAATATTGAGTTCGTTGCCCTCGATTGTTGTGGGCTTGTTCGGCTTTTTGGTTTTCTCAATTCAGATGGGTTTTGGCTTCTCCATCCTCTCGGGAGCGCTAGCCTTGACCGTCTTTAATCTACCCCTGTTGACCAGAAATGTGGAGGAGTCGCTACTCTCAATTCACTTCACCCAAAGGGAGGCCGGCCTTTCACTTGGCCTTTCGCGCTTCGAAACCGTCGTGCACGTCATTGTGCCCGAGGCACTGCCAAACTTGGTTACAGGAATGATTCTGGCGGCTGGCCGGGTGTTCGGGGAGGCTGCGGCCTTGATTTATACCGCCGGCCAAAGTTCGCCTATCCTGGATTTTAGCAACTGGAATCCGCTCTACATTAATAGTCCCTTGAATCCATTTCGTCCTGCCGAAACCTTGGCAGTTCATATTTGGAAGGTTAATGGTGAGGGAATTATTCCGGATCTCGACGCCGTCTCCGCAGCATCGTCGGCGGTTTTGATCATTGCTGTACTGATTTTTAATCTTGCGGCCCGTTATTTTGGTAAGAAGTTATATCGCCATCTGACTGGCGTGAAGTAG